In the Candidatus Coatesbacteria bacterium genome, ACGTGGCCGTAGAAGCCCTCGAGGAAGGTGTCGACGTCGTAGAAGATCGGGTCGTCGTAAAGGTGCAGGGTCAGCCCGCGGCCGAAGGTGGTGTAGAAGGTTCCGTAACGTCCCTCGACGTTCTCACCGGCGTAGCCGACGTACCACTTGAACAGCTCGCTCTTGTACTCCCGAGTGTAGTCCAGGACGTCGTCGTAGCGCGGCTGCCAGAAACGCAGCGTACCGCCGAGGACCAGGTTGCCGACGTTGATGTTGGCGGTCAGGTCGTCCTCGAAGGTCTGCATGCCGTAGATCTTCTCGCCCTCGACGGCGTCGAAGATGCCCTCGTAGAGCTTGTACTCGGCGGTGTTGGTGATCTGGAGGCAGACGTCGGAGGCGTCGTCGAGGCCGATGACGGCGCCGATGACCGTCGGCTCTTCCTCGACGACCTGTTCGGTTTCCTCTTCGGCTTCAGGGTCGGCTTCCCCGTCGTCATTGTCGTCCTGGGCCCAGGCGGCCAGCGGGACGAGCAGGCAAAGCAGGAGCGGGATATAACGCACGGACCTCCTCCCGTCGTTTGGGGGAGTTTAGTTACTCAGTCTGAGCCGCCTCGGCGGTCCTAGAGTCCCAGGGCGTCGCGGACGGCGCTCTCGATCTTGTCCTCGTCGCCGGGCTGGATGCGGCGGAAGGTCTCGCAGATGGCGCCGGAGCTGTCGATGATCACGATGAAGGGGATGCCGGTGTCGCCGCCCTGGTAGGCCTGGAGCGCGGCAGCGTTCTTGTCCAGCACGATGGTGTAGGTCACGCCCAGCTCGCGGGCCTTGGCCTTGACGGAGGAGAGGTTGCGCGGCAGGTCCTCGGAGATGCCGATGACCTTCAGGCCGTCATCCTCGTATTTCTCGTGGAGCTCCTGGATGTGGGGCATCACGGCCAGGCAGGGGGCGCAACTGGTGGCCCAGAAATCGAGCAGGACGACGTTCTCGCCCAGGTAGTCGGACAGTTTGACATCGTTGCCGCTGGTGTCCTCGAGCTGGAACAGCGGGGCCTGGGCGGCGAGGACGAGGGTGGGCAGCAGCAGGATCAACAGAAGCTTGCGCATCGGTGGCACTCCCTTTTTCTTGTCGTTGGCTGCGTAACGGCGGCCAAGCATATTGCCCGTTGCGAAAGTCCTAATTATTCCCCAACGGCGGGCAGCTGTCAAGGCGGCTCTTGGCCGGGGCCTCACATCAGGACCGTAATTAGCATAGTTTAGCGTAAAACAGCCGCCGTGTCAGGTCGGGCGCGGAGAAAACCCCGGCGACGCTCCAGCATCCGCTCCGGACCAGTGCTCGAAAAACAGCCCCGGATTACCGGGGCTGTAAGGGGCCTGAGAGCCACAGTTAGCGGCAAAGCCACGGTTTCTATTGATCCAGATCCTCCAGGGTGACGGTCCAGGCGTAGCCGTTGGAGCCGATCTCGATCTGCCAACGGGTGTAGGTATCGAGATCCTCGTCGATGCACTGGATGTCGTAGGTGCCCGGGGTGACCTCGAAGGTCAGGGTGTAGCCGGGAGCCAGGATCTGGTCGCCCAGCAGGTCGTCGCCCCAGCTGTCGTCCGAGGACAGGGTGCAGAAGACGTACCAGATATCCCAGTACTGGAGGCCGTTGGTGATCTGAACCTCGACGGTCTGGTCTTCGCCGTCATCCTTGCCGCCGGAGCTGGTGCTGGTGTCGCAACCGATCAGCCCGAAGCCCAGGACAAGAAACACGATCGTAACAAGCAACAGTATGCGCTTCACGAGATAAACCTCCCTGCGAGACAATTCATCTGCGGTATAAGTTCGAGAATATGCTCGGTAAGGCGTGCATTTTATAGTATATGTTCAGTTTTACAAAAAGACAATAAAAAAGCACCGACGGACATCGTGCGGCGTCAGCGGCCCGAGGCCGCTGGATCAGCGAGCGGTGTCGCGCAAGCACCAGCCTGAGCGGCGCAGGGGGTCTACTCGTACTCCTCGCAGTGCCAGACGCCGCCCTCGGGCTTGGGGTAGGCGCAGTCGGCCCGGCGGGAGCAGGTCCGGCAGAGACCGCGGTACTCGCCCAGGCCGGGTCGCCGGGGCTCGGCGGCGGCCGGATGGGGCGCCGGCGCCGTTCGACCCGCGAATTCCTCACAGTGGTAGACCGGCGCTTCGACCATCCGGCGCAGGGCGCAATCGGCGGCGTGAAGGCAATCGGCGCAGAGGCCGCGGGTCACGGTGCTGGTCGGGCTGCCCTTATCGGTCGGCATGGCTGGAATGGTTGGGGGGCACCACAGAGTAATGCAAGGAGTGTGCCAACGAGCCGGGGGGATTGGCCTTGATTTGCTAAGCTTAGTTAATTCATGGTGTTAGGCTGCGCAATGTGCAATCGACGGCCCGGCCGCCCGGCCCACCCGTCGATTAGCTTCGCCCCGGTGGTGCGAATCTCCCCACCCGCCGGCCCCGTCACGGTTGTTGCATTCCCGCCGGCCCCTTCCGGGTCCGGCGGGGCAACAACACGC is a window encoding:
- a CDS encoding redoxin domain-containing protein produces the protein MLGRRYAANDKKKGVPPMRKLLLILLLPTLVLAAQAPLFQLEDTSGNDVKLSDYLGENVVLLDFWATSCAPCLAVMPHIQELHEKYEDDGLKVIGISEDLPRNLSSVKAKARELGVTYTIVLDKNAAALQAYQGGDTGIPFIVIIDSSGAICETFRRIQPGDEDKIESAVRDALGL